From one Caldithrix abyssi DSM 13497 genomic stretch:
- a CDS encoding B12-binding domain-containing radical SAM protein: MNILLVSPQTPATFWSFRHALKFISKKSSEPPLGLLTIAAMLPQAWELRLVDMNVAPLRDDDLTWADMVFLSGMNVHLRSMQQVIARANRHNVPLAVGGPLVTTDRQLLPGADHYFLGEGEETLPQFLHDLQHGKAKKVYRAQRFPDIQKTPVPRWDLLDVKSYASLSLQFSRGCPFNCDFCNVTILNGHKPRTKSAPQFLAELQAIYDVGWRGSVFIVDDNFIGNRKILKQEILPALIDWMETHKRPFSFITEVSVNLADDDRLMNLMVQAGFDSVFVGIETPNVQSLSESNKKQNAGKDLLLAVKKMQRHGLIVSGGFIVGFDHDPPEIFDIQKNFIQHSGIITAMVGLLSAPTGTRLFKRMKEQGRLIKTMSGDNMDGSTNIIPKMDLQFLKEQYQKLLNQLYDPEGFYERLKVFLRDYRMPERKGGRLSLTEIKAFVKSLFVLGLFERGRMRYWKILFYSLIKFPKKFPLTVRLSIFGYHFRRVARSLS; encoded by the coding sequence ATGAATATTTTGTTAGTTTCACCCCAAACACCGGCTACCTTCTGGAGTTTTCGTCACGCTTTAAAGTTCATCTCAAAAAAATCATCCGAGCCGCCGCTGGGTTTGTTAACCATTGCGGCCATGCTTCCGCAGGCCTGGGAGCTGAGGCTGGTGGACATGAATGTGGCTCCCTTGCGAGATGATGATCTGACGTGGGCGGATATGGTGTTTTTAAGCGGCATGAATGTCCATTTGCGATCCATGCAGCAGGTGATTGCCCGCGCCAATCGGCATAACGTGCCGCTGGCCGTCGGCGGGCCGCTGGTCACCACCGACAGGCAATTGTTGCCCGGCGCCGATCATTATTTTTTAGGCGAAGGCGAGGAAACTTTGCCACAATTTTTGCATGATCTACAACATGGAAAGGCCAAAAAGGTTTACCGGGCGCAGCGCTTTCCGGATATTCAAAAAACGCCTGTTCCGCGCTGGGATTTACTTGACGTAAAAAGTTATGCCAGCCTCAGTTTGCAGTTTTCTCGCGGCTGTCCCTTTAACTGCGATTTCTGCAATGTTACCATTTTAAATGGGCACAAGCCGCGCACCAAGTCGGCGCCTCAGTTTTTAGCCGAACTGCAGGCCATCTACGATGTGGGCTGGCGGGGCAGCGTTTTTATTGTGGATGATAATTTTATCGGCAATCGTAAAATCTTAAAACAAGAAATTCTTCCGGCGTTAATTGATTGGATGGAAACGCACAAACGGCCATTTTCCTTTATTACGGAAGTTTCGGTGAATCTGGCCGATGACGATCGGTTAATGAATTTAATGGTTCAGGCCGGTTTCGATTCGGTGTTTGTGGGCATCGAAACGCCCAATGTGCAAAGTTTAAGCGAAAGCAATAAAAAGCAAAACGCAGGTAAGGATTTGTTGTTGGCCGTCAAAAAAATGCAGCGCCACGGGCTGATCGTAAGCGGAGGCTTTATCGTGGGCTTTGATCATGATCCGCCGGAAATCTTTGACATCCAGAAAAACTTTATTCAACACAGCGGCATCATTACGGCCATGGTCGGTTTGTTAAGCGCGCCCACCGGCACGCGCCTGTTTAAGCGCATGAAGGAGCAGGGCCGGTTAATTAAAACCATGAGCGGCGACAACATGGATGGCAGCACCAATATTATCCCTAAAATGGATTTGCAGTTTTTAAAGGAGCAGTACCAGAAATTGCTGAATCAGCTTTATGATCCGGAAGGGTTCTATGAGCGTCTGAAGGTATTTTTGCGCGATTATCGAATGCCCGAAAGAAAAGGCGGAAGACTTTCGCTGACCGAAATAAAAGCGTTCGTTAAATCTTTATTTGTATTGGGCCTGTTTGAAAGAGGGCGCATGCGTTACTGGAAGATTCTGTTCTATTCATTAATCAAATTCCCGAAAAAGTTTCCTCTTACCGTCCGTCTGTCCATTTTTGGCTATCATTTCCGCAGAGTGGCCAGAAGCCTGAGCTAA
- a CDS encoding YebC/PmpR family DNA-binding transcriptional regulator, which yields MSGHSKWHSIKHKKARVDAQRGRIFTKIIKEITVAARLGGGDPEANPRLRVAIAQAKAANMPAKNIDNAIRKGTGELPGVVYEDVTYEGYGPGGVAVFVEAVTDNKNRTVAEMRHLFSKYGGNLGENGSVAWIFERKGLIRVPREQYTEEDLLEIALECGAEDMQTTDEFYEIYTSFEDFHKVRNAFEEKNIAMESAELTMIPQNTIKIEGKTAEQMLKLLEVLDEHDDVQNVYSNFEMEDAEMERLVSKE from the coding sequence ATGTCCGGTCATTCTAAGTGGCATTCGATTAAACATAAAAAAGCACGCGTTGACGCCCAGCGCGGTCGAATATTTACAAAGATAATCAAAGAGATTACGGTGGCTGCCCGTTTAGGCGGCGGAGATCCGGAGGCCAATCCGCGTTTACGCGTGGCCATCGCTCAGGCCAAGGCGGCCAACATGCCGGCCAAAAATATCGATAACGCCATTAGAAAAGGAACAGGCGAATTACCTGGCGTGGTTTACGAAGACGTAACCTACGAAGGCTACGGCCCCGGCGGTGTGGCTGTGTTTGTGGAAGCGGTAACCGACAATAAGAACCGAACGGTTGCAGAAATGCGCCACCTGTTCAGTAAATACGGCGGCAATCTGGGTGAAAATGGCAGCGTTGCCTGGATATTCGAACGCAAAGGCCTGATTCGCGTACCGCGGGAACAATACACAGAGGAAGATTTGCTGGAAATTGCTCTGGAATGCGGTGCCGAAGATATGCAGACCACGGATGAGTTTTACGAAATTTACACCAGCTTTGAGGACTTTCATAAAGTGCGCAACGCTTTCGAAGAAAAGAATATTGCCATGGAAAGCGCCGAATTAACCATGATTCCGCAAAATACCATTAAAATTGAAGGCAAGACGGCTGAGCAGATGCTTAAACTTTTAGAAGTTCTGGATGAGCACGATGACGTGCAGAATGTGTACTCCAACTTTGAAATGGAAGACGCCGAGATGGAGCGTCTGGTCTCAAAAGAGTAG
- the ruvC gene encoding crossover junction endodeoxyribonuclease RuvC: MKILGIDPGLQITGFGIIEIDGKGEPKLFEYGHVRTAASEGLSKRVFKIYARINALINEAQPQVMAMESVFYATNVKTAITMGHVRGAVMVAAETSGIPVFEYAPREIKMSVVGNGAASKEQVQFMVQHLLGLKEKIEPIDASDALAAALCYWHRTNLK, encoded by the coding sequence GTGAAAATATTAGGCATCGATCCGGGGTTACAAATAACCGGCTTTGGAATCATCGAGATTGACGGAAAAGGGGAGCCAAAGCTCTTTGAATACGGCCATGTGCGCACCGCAGCGTCGGAAGGTCTTTCTAAAAGGGTGTTTAAGATTTACGCCCGTATTAATGCGCTGATCAATGAAGCGCAGCCGCAGGTGATGGCCATGGAAAGTGTTTTTTACGCTACAAACGTCAAAACGGCCATTACCATGGGGCATGTCAGAGGCGCGGTGATGGTAGCGGCAGAAACCAGCGGAATACCGGTTTTTGAATACGCCCCGCGCGAAATTAAAATGTCGGTGGTGGGCAACGGCGCCGCCAGTAAGGAACAGGTTCAGTTTATGGTACAACACTTATTAGGTCTTAAAGAAAAGATCGAACCCATTGATGCGTCGGACGCCCTGGCAGCCGCTTTATGTTACTGGCACAGAACGAATTTAAAGTAA
- the ruvA gene encoding Holliday junction branch migration protein RuvA gives MIEYISGKIVSNRNTEIILETNGFGYNIKVSLNTAQKLPAPGAQATLKTYLHVRENGIQLYGFADEQERELFMGLLSISGVGPKLALTLLSGLTVEQVQRAVYAQDVKTLSSISGIGKKTAQRLIVELKDKITLPEGVEAEKNAALLSEPKSEAESEAILALVSLGYSKIQAVKAVSKVQNINHSEKSEEIIKRALQVI, from the coding sequence ATGATTGAATACATTAGCGGAAAAATCGTAAGCAATAGAAATACTGAAATTATTTTAGAAACCAATGGATTTGGTTACAATATTAAAGTGAGCCTGAACACCGCTCAAAAATTACCCGCCCCTGGAGCTCAGGCAACGCTTAAAACCTATCTTCATGTACGGGAAAACGGGATTCAGTTATATGGATTTGCCGATGAGCAGGAGCGCGAGCTGTTTATGGGGCTGTTAAGTATTTCGGGAGTGGGCCCCAAGCTGGCTTTAACCTTACTTTCCGGGCTTACGGTAGAGCAGGTACAGCGCGCCGTTTATGCGCAGGATGTTAAAACCCTGTCGTCCATTTCTGGCATTGGCAAAAAAACGGCTCAGCGTTTAATCGTTGAATTGAAAGACAAAATAACCCTGCCCGAAGGCGTAGAAGCCGAAAAAAATGCCGCCTTGTTATCTGAACCCAAAAGCGAGGCGGAAAGCGAAGCCATATTGGCCCTTGTCTCGCTTGGCTATTCAAAAATTCAGGCTGTAAAAGCCGTTTCTAAGGTTCAAAATATTAATCACAGCGAAAAATCGGAAGAAATCATTAAACGCGCATTGCAGGTAATTTAA
- the ruvB gene encoding Holliday junction branch migration DNA helicase RuvB: MSKLARPGLLEEDLEIENSLRPQSLKDFVGQQKVKDNLAVFIEAARQRGEALDHVLLYGPPGLGKTTLAMIVSRELKVDIKTTSGPVLERAGDLAGLLTNLKEKDVLFIDEIHRVNNVVEEYLYSAMEDFNITILIDKGPSARSVQLNLSPFTLIGATTRAGLLTSPMRARFGVVLRLDYYSPEDLFLIIKRSAKILNVEIDDDGAMEIARRSRGTPRIANRLLRRTRDFAQVIADNKITLQVAQMALNRLEVDELGLDEMDKRILHTIIEKYNGGPVGLNTIAVAVGEESDTIEELYEPFLIQQGFLDRTPRGRVVTHLAYEHLKIKKDKRNQQTSLF, encoded by the coding sequence ATGAGTAAATTGGCTCGTCCGGGATTACTGGAAGAAGATTTAGAAATAGAAAACAGTCTTCGGCCGCAAAGTTTAAAAGACTTTGTCGGGCAGCAAAAGGTTAAAGACAACCTGGCTGTTTTTATTGAGGCCGCCAGGCAGCGCGGCGAGGCGCTGGACCACGTGCTGCTTTACGGCCCGCCGGGCCTGGGCAAAACGACGCTGGCCATGATCGTCAGCCGGGAATTAAAGGTGGACATCAAAACGACCTCCGGTCCCGTGCTGGAGCGCGCCGGGGATTTGGCCGGCCTTTTGACCAATTTAAAAGAAAAAGACGTGCTTTTTATCGACGAAATCCATCGCGTAAACAATGTGGTGGAAGAGTACCTCTATTCGGCCATGGAAGATTTCAATATTACCATCTTAATTGACAAGGGCCCCAGCGCGCGTTCTGTGCAGTTAAATCTTTCGCCGTTCACCTTAATTGGGGCGACCACGCGCGCCGGTTTGCTTACCTCGCCCATGCGCGCGCGTTTTGGCGTGGTGTTGCGTCTTGATTATTATTCTCCGGAGGACCTGTTTTTAATTATTAAACGGTCGGCTAAAATTTTAAATGTAGAAATAGACGACGACGGCGCCATGGAAATTGCCCGACGCTCGCGCGGAACGCCCCGTATTGCCAATCGCCTGTTGCGCCGAACGCGCGATTTTGCTCAGGTCATTGCCGACAATAAAATAACGCTTCAGGTGGCGCAAATGGCTTTAAACCGCCTGGAAGTGGATGAACTGGGACTGGATGAAATGGATAAACGTATTTTGCACACCATTATTGAAAAATACAACGGCGGCCCGGTGGGATTAAACACCATTGCCGTGGCCGTGGGCGAAGAGAGCGACACCATTGAAGAACTGTACGAACCGTTTCTGATTCAACAGGGTTTTTTGGATCGCACCCCTCGGGGACGAGTGGTTACACATCTGGCGTATGAACATTTAAAGATAAAAAAAGATAAAAGGAATCAACAAACCTCGCTTTTTTAA
- the queA gene encoding tRNA preQ1(34) S-adenosylmethionine ribosyltransferase-isomerase QueA — MKLSEIKYEVPEELIAQYPLEKRDESRLMVLNRKKQSWEHRIFRDVVDYLQEGDALVVNETKVFPARVIGIKDKTDAQVELLLLRQLEDTMWEVLVKPARKVRVGNRIQITNDFGCDVIDNTTSGGRVVRFDYNGSDFFEVLGRVGTSPLPPYIKREADEIDKEYYQTVYAKKIGAVAAPTAGLHFTDELLEKIKAKGVKVVPIVLHVGLGTFRPIKVEDVTRHNMDSEYYEVPEEAAHDINEVKLNGGRIIAVGTTTVRTLETVANADNLAKASSGWTDKFIYPPYQFKLVDGMITNFHLPASTLVLLVAAFAGKDFILKAYQEAVKEKYRFYSYGDAMLIV, encoded by the coding sequence ATGAAGCTATCGGAAATTAAATACGAGGTTCCTGAGGAGCTGATTGCCCAGTACCCTCTGGAAAAACGAGATGAATCTCGTTTGATGGTACTCAATCGAAAAAAACAGTCATGGGAGCACCGTATTTTTCGAGACGTGGTTGACTATTTACAGGAAGGCGACGCTCTGGTAGTCAACGAGACCAAAGTCTTTCCGGCACGAGTCATTGGAATTAAAGATAAAACGGACGCCCAGGTGGAGTTGCTGCTGCTGCGTCAGTTAGAAGACACCATGTGGGAAGTGCTGGTTAAGCCAGCCCGCAAAGTGCGCGTGGGAAACCGTATTCAGATTACCAATGACTTTGGTTGCGACGTGATTGACAATACAACTTCGGGGGGGCGCGTTGTCCGCTTCGATTACAATGGCAGCGATTTTTTTGAAGTTCTGGGGCGCGTGGGCACCTCTCCTTTGCCGCCCTATATTAAACGTGAAGCCGATGAAATCGACAAAGAGTATTATCAGACGGTTTACGCTAAAAAAATAGGCGCCGTGGCTGCGCCGACCGCCGGTCTGCATTTTACCGATGAATTGCTGGAAAAAATCAAAGCCAAGGGCGTTAAAGTGGTGCCGATTGTTCTGCATGTGGGCCTGGGCACCTTTCGGCCCATTAAAGTGGAAGACGTAACGCGGCACAACATGGATTCTGAATATTACGAAGTGCCCGAAGAAGCCGCCCACGACATCAACGAAGTGAAGTTGAATGGCGGAAGGATCATTGCCGTGGGCACGACCACCGTCAGAACGCTTGAAACCGTGGCCAATGCCGACAACCTGGCTAAAGCCAGCTCCGGATGGACAGATAAGTTTATCTATCCTCCTTACCAGTTTAAACTGGTTGACGGGATGATTACCAATTTTCATCTGCCGGCATCAACCCTTGTGTTGTTGGTGGCTGCTTTTGCCGGTAAGGATTTTATCCTGAAAGCCTATCAGGAAGCAGTTAAAGAAAAATATCGCTTTTATAGTTATGGCGATGCCATGCTGATTGTTTAG
- a CDS encoding DedA family protein gives MLESLSEFFNQLNPWLAYTLLFVSAFVENVFPPIPGDTVTVIGAYLVSTGKLHFWGVYVSTTLGSVVGFFTMYVIGLRVGTRILESKLLQRFFSVEKSDKVKAWFAKYGYWVIAANRFLSGTRSVISLFAGFFALRWLPVVLLSLLSAAVWNGLLIYGGYLLGVNWEKIVYLIHQYNKFVLIISVLVIILVILLRVVRRRKNVKSIEGKLND, from the coding sequence ATGTTAGAATCGCTGAGCGAGTTCTTTAATCAACTGAATCCATGGCTGGCTTACACGCTGTTGTTTGTCAGCGCATTTGTAGAAAACGTTTTTCCGCCCATTCCCGGCGATACGGTCACGGTGATTGGCGCTTATCTCGTTTCTACAGGGAAGTTGCATTTCTGGGGCGTGTACGTTTCTACAACCCTGGGCAGCGTGGTTGGTTTTTTTACCATGTATGTTATCGGGCTGAGAGTCGGCACAAGAATCCTTGAAAGCAAACTGCTGCAAAGATTTTTTAGCGTTGAAAAATCGGATAAAGTAAAGGCGTGGTTTGCAAAATACGGTTACTGGGTCATAGCCGCCAATCGCTTTTTGAGCGGCACACGCAGCGTCATTTCGCTCTTTGCCGGATTTTTTGCCCTGCGCTGGTTGCCGGTTGTCTTACTTTCTTTATTAAGCGCAGCCGTCTGGAACGGACTGCTGATTTACGGCGGATACCTGCTGGGCGTTAACTGGGAAAAGATTGTCTATCTTATTCATCAGTACAATAAATTTGTTTTGATCATTAGCGTTCTTGTCATTATCTTAGTCATTCTTTTGCGTGTGGTACGGAGAAGGAAAAATGTAAAATCAATTGAAGGAAAATTGAATGACTGA
- the gltX gene encoding glutamate--tRNA ligase, producing MTEIRVRFAPSPTGYVHVGSLRTALYNFLFARHNKGKFVLRIEDTDRSRYVPGAVENLLETLKWAGLDYDEGPEKGGPYGPYFQSERLEIYNEHVRQLLENDAAYPCFCSEDRLTAMREEQAKKNLPIMYDGHCRNIPREEALARMKNEPHVIRLKVPREGMTIVDDLIRGKVSFENAVIDDQVLIKSDGYPTYHLANVVDDHLMKISHVIRGEEWLPSTPKHILLYQAFGWELPNFAHLPLLLNPDRSKLSKRQGDVAVEDYREKGILAPALVNFVALLGWNKGDDQEIFALHELIEHFSLERVNKAGAVFDVKKLEWMNGHYIRSMAEEEYLKIGEQWLRKFELDTGDRQKNQLILKAIRQGLTRFDQLPEKTAVFFKDQLQFDAEALEWLQKTESKEILKKLLEALSEIDELSVETFGQIIKQVQKNTGQKGKNLWMPIRAAITGETHGPDLTIVLSVIGKQKVEHFVRQALAV from the coding sequence ATGACTGAAATCCGTGTTCGTTTTGCGCCCAGCCCCACAGGCTATGTTCATGTGGGCAGTTTAAGAACGGCATTATACAATTTTTTGTTTGCCCGTCACAACAAGGGCAAGTTTGTATTAAGAATTGAAGATACGGATCGTTCGCGCTACGTGCCGGGCGCGGTAGAAAATTTACTGGAAACGTTGAAATGGGCGGGGCTGGATTATGACGAAGGCCCCGAAAAAGGCGGCCCTTACGGCCCATATTTCCAGTCTGAAAGACTGGAAATTTACAACGAGCATGTGCGCCAGTTGCTGGAAAACGACGCCGCCTACCCCTGTTTTTGCAGCGAAGATCGCTTAACGGCCATGCGCGAAGAACAGGCCAAAAAGAATTTGCCCATTATGTACGACGGCCATTGCCGGAATATTCCCCGCGAAGAAGCCCTGGCGCGCATGAAGAACGAGCCCCATGTGATCCGTCTGAAAGTTCCGCGGGAAGGCATGACCATCGTGGATGATCTGATCCGTGGGAAAGTATCCTTTGAAAATGCCGTCATCGATGATCAAGTTTTGATTAAAAGCGACGGCTACCCAACCTATCATCTGGCCAATGTGGTGGACGATCATCTGATGAAGATCAGTCATGTGATCCGCGGCGAAGAGTGGTTGCCCAGCACGCCCAAACACATCTTGCTGTATCAGGCCTTTGGCTGGGAGCTGCCCAACTTTGCCCATTTGCCTCTGCTATTGAACCCCGATCGCAGCAAATTGAGCAAACGGCAGGGCGATGTAGCGGTGGAAGATTACCGTGAAAAAGGCATCCTGGCGCCGGCGCTGGTTAACTTTGTGGCTTTGCTGGGCTGGAATAAAGGCGACGACCAGGAGATTTTTGCCCTTCATGAATTGATCGAGCACTTTTCGCTGGAAAGAGTCAATAAAGCCGGCGCGGTGTTTGACGTTAAAAAACTGGAGTGGATGAACGGCCATTACATTCGCAGCATGGCCGAAGAAGAATATTTAAAAATCGGCGAGCAGTGGTTACGCAAGTTTGAATTGGATACAGGCGATCGCCAAAAAAATCAACTGATTTTAAAAGCCATTCGGCAGGGGTTAACGCGCTTTGATCAACTGCCAGAAAAGACAGCCGTCTTTTTCAAAGATCAATTGCAGTTTGATGCAGAGGCGCTGGAGTGGCTGCAAAAAACGGAAAGCAAAGAAATCTTAAAAAAATTGCTTGAAGCGTTGTCGGAAATTGACGAACTTTCCGTCGAAACATTCGGGCAGATCATCAAACAGGTGCAAAAAAACACCGGACAGAAAGGCAAAAATTTATGGATGCCCATCCGCGCGGCCATTACAGGCGAAACGCATGGGCCTGATTTGACGATTGTCCTTTCTGTGATTGGCAAACAAAAAGTAGAACATTTTGTAAGGCAGGCATTAGCAGTATGA
- a CDS encoding D-alanine--D-alanine ligase produces MKIIVLMGGDSTEREVSLVTGDKVAKALEENGHQVIKIDPIATKEEQTELNKTDRHWIGIQYPEIDMLPLHRGSMYLKNLLIVKRLKPDLVFNALHGGKGENGVVQGMLDAAQIPYTGSGRVASMLAMEKDISKTYFRNAKLPTPRAIILERPDASRKKLKKIDFPQVVKPNNQGSTIGLKIVHNHQELEEAIDNAFTLSPKVIVEEFIPGREITVGIIGNRTFPVVEIKPKHGIYDYECKYTKGMSFYEVPANLDEETARIVQKISLKAHTVLGCHGYSRVDLRLSPEKEPYILEVNTLPGLTDISLLPMACAHAGINYNALVEMIVEEALKKPKLPSV; encoded by the coding sequence ATGAAAATTATCGTCTTAATGGGTGGAGATTCGACCGAACGCGAGGTTTCGTTGGTAACCGGAGATAAAGTGGCTAAAGCCCTGGAAGAAAACGGTCATCAGGTTATTAAGATCGATCCGATTGCCACCAAAGAGGAACAGACCGAATTAAACAAAACCGACCGCCACTGGATCGGCATTCAATATCCGGAAATTGACATGTTACCGCTGCATCGCGGCAGCATGTATTTGAAAAATCTTTTAATTGTAAAGCGACTTAAGCCAGACCTTGTGTTTAACGCTTTGCACGGCGGAAAGGGCGAAAACGGCGTGGTGCAGGGTATGCTGGACGCCGCCCAGATTCCGTACACCGGCTCCGGACGCGTGGCATCCATGCTGGCCATGGAAAAAGACATCAGTAAAACGTATTTCCGCAACGCCAAGCTTCCCACGCCCAGGGCCATCATTCTGGAACGTCCCGACGCCTCGCGCAAAAAATTGAAAAAAATCGACTTTCCTCAGGTCGTTAAACCCAACAACCAGGGCTCGACAATCGGCTTAAAGATCGTTCATAATCATCAGGAACTGGAAGAGGCCATAGACAACGCCTTTACCTTAAGCCCCAAGGTCATTGTTGAGGAATTTATTCCGGGGCGCGAAATTACCGTGGGTATAATTGGCAATCGTACCTTTCCTGTGGTGGAAATTAAACCGAAGCACGGAATTTACGATTACGAATGCAAATACACCAAAGGGATGAGCTTTTACGAAGTGCCGGCCAATCTGGATGAAGAAACGGCGCGCATCGTGCAAAAGATCTCTTTAAAGGCGCACACCGTGCTGGGCTGCCATGGATATTCGCGCGTGGATCTGCGTCTCTCTCCGGAAAAAGAGCCGTATATTCTGGAGGTAAATACCCTGCCGGGCCTGACGGACATCAGTCTGCTGCCCATGGCCTGCGCCCATGCCGGTATTAATTACAATGCGCTTGTGGAAATGATCGTCGAAGAAGCGCTTAAAAAACCAAAATTACCATCGGTTTAA
- the cysS gene encoding cysteine--tRNA ligase, whose translation MEELYLYNTLTRKKEKFEPITPGFVGIYVCGPTVYGHAHLGHAKSYISFDVIVRYFRFLGYRVRYVQNITDVGHLVSDADEGEDKVARQARLEQLEPMEIAERYTRSYFEDMDLLNVERPDISPRASGHIPEQIELAQTLLKKGYAYEVNGTIYFDVQKFKEYGKLSGRKLDELMAAVRIEKNPEKKHPADFAVWKRAEPGHIMQWNSPWGRGYPGWHAECSVMSTKYLGQPFDIHGGGLENVFPHHECEIAQSEAANDKPFARYWLHNNMVTVNGQKMGKSLGNFITIKDAVKKYTPLAIRYFVLSSHYRSPLDFSDQALESAQKGLGRFHQTFARLLKAKINAKGKDETFEKKIDTYRQKFIQAMNDDFNTPKALAELFEFLKEINGWLDAGQTVTEETHKKAVQVIEETAGKVLGLLPKDYAEFESKRSGDVDAVVQILIDIRSALRKEKNFALADEIRNRLQQINIELKDTSQGTVWEYK comes from the coding sequence ATGGAAGAGCTGTACCTTTACAATACATTAACGCGAAAAAAAGAAAAATTTGAGCCCATCACGCCGGGATTTGTGGGCATTTATGTTTGCGGTCCCACGGTTTATGGCCATGCGCATCTTGGTCACGCTAAAAGCTACATTAGCTTCGACGTCATCGTCAGATATTTTCGCTTTTTAGGCTATCGCGTGCGTTACGTGCAAAATATTACCGATGTAGGCCATCTGGTTTCCGACGCGGATGAAGGGGAGGATAAGGTTGCCCGCCAGGCCCGACTGGAACAGCTGGAACCGATGGAAATTGCCGAACGCTACACGCGCAGTTATTTTGAGGACATGGATTTACTGAATGTGGAAAGACCAGATATTTCGCCGCGGGCCAGCGGACACATCCCCGAACAAATTGAGCTGGCGCAAACCCTCCTAAAAAAAGGATACGCCTACGAGGTGAATGGAACGATCTATTTTGACGTGCAAAAGTTCAAGGAATACGGCAAACTTTCTGGTCGCAAGTTAGACGAGCTGATGGCCGCCGTGCGCATTGAGAAGAATCCGGAGAAAAAACATCCGGCGGATTTTGCCGTGTGGAAACGCGCTGAACCGGGGCACATCATGCAATGGAACAGCCCCTGGGGCAGGGGATATCCCGGCTGGCACGCCGAATGTTCGGTAATGTCCACCAAGTATCTGGGGCAACCGTTTGATATCCACGGCGGCGGTCTGGAAAATGTGTTTCCGCATCACGAATGCGAAATCGCCCAGAGCGAGGCGGCCAATGATAAACCCTTTGCGCGTTACTGGTTGCACAATAATATGGTAACCGTTAACGGGCAAAAAATGGGCAAGTCGCTTGGTAATTTTATTACCATTAAAGATGCCGTCAAAAAATACACGCCGCTGGCCATTCGTTATTTTGTGTTGTCCAGCCACTATCGCTCGCCGCTTGATTTTAGCGATCAGGCGCTGGAATCGGCGCAAAAGGGACTGGGGCGCTTTCATCAGACCTTTGCCCGTTTGCTTAAAGCCAAAATCAATGCAAAAGGCAAGGACGAAACTTTCGAGAAGAAAATCGATACCTACCGCCAGAAATTTATTCAGGCTATGAATGACGATTTTAACACACCAAAGGCGCTGGCCGAATTGTTTGAATTTTTGAAAGAGATCAACGGCTGGTTGGATGCCGGCCAGACGGTGACAGAAGAGACGCACAAAAAGGCGGTGCAGGTGATTGAAGAAACGGCCGGTAAGGTGCTGGGACTGCTGCCTAAAGATTATGCGGAGTTTGAAAGCAAACGCAGCGGCGATGTGGACGCTGTAGTGCAAATTTTGATCGATATCAGAAGCGCCTTGCGTAAAGAAAAGAATTTTGCTCTGGCCGACGAAATCCGCAACCGCCTGCAGCAGATTAATATTGAATTAAAGGATACGTCCCAGGGCACGGTGTGGGAATACAAATAG
- a CDS encoding type IV toxin-antitoxin system AbiEi family antitoxin domain-containing protein translates to MKALRLRNINKPIFNLRDLERVLNVLPTSAKVIASRYVRAGLLIRLKRDMYVLAEQWPYFSIEQKFQFANLIQTPSYVSLMTALSYYQISTQIQRDFIESIALKRTKQVNIEKTIFHYSKIKSDLYFGFVRQRNFFIAEAEKALLDAFYLMSLKRYTLDVAAIDFGKFDRQKIASLLTKFPESVKQMAAEHELA, encoded by the coding sequence ATGAAAGCGCTGCGTTTAAGGAACATTAACAAACCTATTTTCAACTTGCGAGATTTAGAGCGTGTTCTGAACGTTCTACCGACCTCTGCAAAAGTGATCGCTTCCCGCTATGTGCGGGCCGGTTTGCTGATCCGACTCAAGCGCGACATGTACGTTCTGGCCGAACAGTGGCCGTATTTTTCAATCGAACAAAAATTTCAATTCGCCAATCTCATCCAAACGCCATCCTATGTTTCTTTGATGACCGCTCTGTCTTATTACCAGATTTCAACGCAGATTCAGAGAGATTTCATCGAATCCATTGCTTTGAAACGCACAAAGCAGGTAAACATCGAGAAGACCATATTTCATTACAGCAAAATTAAATCCGATCTGTATTTTGGCTTTGTCCGACAGAGAAATTTCTTTATTGCCGAAGCGGAAAAAGCTTTGTTGGATGCGTTTTATCTAATGAGTTTAAAGCGCTACACGCTGGATGTGGCGGCCATTGATTTCGGTAAATTTGATCGTCAAAAAATAGCAAGTCTATTAACAAAATTCCCTGAATCTGTAAAGCAAATGGCGGCAGAACATGAACTGGCTTAA